Part of the Streptomyces sp. f51 genome is shown below.
CTACTCGTCGATCATGTTCGACTACGCCAACCTGGACCGCCCGGTCGTCGTGTACGCCGACGACTGGGAGATCTACCGCGAGACCCGGGGCGTCTACTTCGACGTGACGCGGGAGCCGCCGGGCCGGGTGGCGCGCACCCCGCAGGAGCTGGCCGCGCTGTTCACCGACGGTTCCTACGCGGACCCGGCCGCCGCCGCGCTGCGGGCCCGGTTCCGTGAGCGGTTCTGCGAGTTCGACGACGGCAGAGCGGCCGAGCGGGTCGTGCGCAGAGTGCTGCTGGGCGAGTCCCCCGAGACGCTACCGCCCGTCCTGCCGCTCGCCGACCGCGTCCCGGCTCCCGCCGCGTCCACCCTCGTAAGGAGCTGACGTGCCCCGCTTCAGCATCATCGTCCCCGTCTTCAAGGTGCAGGGCTTTCTGCGCGAGTGTCTCGACTCGGTCCTGGAGCAGTCGTTCACGGACATCGAGGTCATCGCCGTCGACGACTGCTCGCCGGACGGCTGCGGCGCGATCCTCGACGAGTACGCGGCCCTCGATCCCCGGGTGCGGGTGCTGCATCTGCCGGAGAACGTCGGGCTCGGCCGTGCCCGCAACGCCGGGATGCCGCTCGCCGGCGGGGACTACCTCTTCTTCCTCGACAGCGACGACACCCTCACGCCCGGCGCGCTGCGCGCCATGGCCGACCGCCTGGAGGAGACCGCCGACCCGGACGTGCTGGTCTTCGACTACGCGCGCACCTACTGGTGGGGCGGCACCCGCAGGAACGTGCTCGCGCGGGTCCTCGCCGAGGCCGGTGCCGGGACCTTCACGGCGGCCGAACAGCCGGAGATCCTCGACCTGTTGATGGTGGTGTGGAACAAGGTCTACCGTCGCGCGTTCGTCGAGGCGGAGGGCTTCGCCTTCCCGCCCGGGTACTACGAGGACACGCCCTGGACGTTCCCGGTGATGCTCAGCGCGGGGCGGATCGCGGCCCTGGACCGTATCTGTCTGGCCTACCGCCAGCGCCGCCAGGGCAACATCCTGTCCACCACCAGCCGCAAGCACTTCGACATCCACGACCAGTACGAGCGGGTCTTCGCGTTCGTCGGCTCCCGGCCGGAACTCGCCGACTGGCGCCCGTATCTGCACCGCAAGATGGGCGAGCACTGCCTCGACATCCTCTCCAAGGAGGACCGGCTGCCGCAGGAGGACAAGGCCGAGTTCTTCCGGCTGACGGCCGCGCTCCTCCGCCGGCACAAGGCCGGTCCCGTGCCCCCCGAACTGCGGGTGCTGGAAGGCGGTTTCACCCGTTACCGGGTGCGGCGGCAGGCGGGCCGCGCGGCCCTGGAACTGGGCCGGCGCGGGCAGCAGGCCCGCCGGGTGCTCGGCGCGCGGGTCAAGCACGGCTGGTCGGCGGCGCACGGGCACCGTCCGCTCGACCCGCACCTCGCGATGTACTCGGCGTTCTCGCACCGGGGGGTCCTCGGAGATCCCGCCGCCGTGTACGCGGCAGCACGCGAACTCGCCCCGCAGCTGCGCGGGGTGTGGGTGGTGCGCGATCAGGAGCAGGCGGCGCTGCTGCCGCCCGGCACCGAGCACGTCCTGCTCGACTCGCTGCCCTACCGCCGGCTCACCGCGCGGGCCACGTACTTCGTGAACAACGTCAACTGGCCCGGCTCCCTGGCCAAGCGCCCCGGGACCGTCCACATCCACACCCACCAGGGCACCCCGCTGAAGTACATGGCCGCTGACCTGCTGCACAAGCCGGGCGCGCGGCACGGCCTGGACGTGCCGCAGCTGCTGCGCCGCGCCGACCGCTGGGACTACAGCCTGGTCGCCAACCGGCACTCGGAGCTGGTCTGGGACCGCGCCTATCCCTGCCACTTCACCTCGCTGCGCAGCGGCAGCCCGCGCAACGACGTGCTGGTGCGGGCCAGGCCCGAGGACGGGGCGGCGGCCCGCGCCCGTCTCGGGATCCCGGCCGGGGACCGCGTGGTGCTGTACGCGCCGACGCGCCGCGAGTACGTGCGCGGCGGGCATGTGGACCGGCTCGACCTGGCCGCGTTCGCGGAGGGCCTCGGCGCGGGCCACACGCTCGTCGTACGGCTGCATCCCTCGCTCGCGGACGGTCCGGCGCGCGGGATGGGGCTGGCCGAGCTGCACCGGCGCGGGGTCGTGGTCGACGTGACCGACGAACCGTGCGTCGAGGACGTGATGCTGGCCTCCGACGCCCTGGTGACCGACTACTCGGCCCTCATGTTCGACTACGCCAACCTCGACCGGCCGATCGTGCTCCTCGCCGACGACTGGGGCGCGTACGCGGCGAGCCGTGGCGCCTATTTCGACATCACGGCCGAGGCGCCCGGTCATGTGGCCTCCTCCCAGCGGGAGTTGGCGTGGCTGTTCGCGTCGGGGGCCTGGCGGGACGGGGAGTCGGATCGGCTGCGGGCCGGATTCCGGGCGCGTTTCTGCGAGTTCGACGACGGGCGGGCGGCCGAGCGGGTGGTGCGGACGCTGATGCTCGGCGAGCGGGCCGACGCGCCGGCCTCCCTCGTCCCGGTGCCCGCGCAGGCGGGCCACGACGTGCTCACGTCCTCATGAGCGGCCCCGCGAACCGACCCACGAGGGGAGCCGTGGACGCATCCATGAGCGGCCAGGCGCACGACCCGGCGAACGGCGCCACGAACGGCTCCGGTGACGCCCCGCGCCCCGCGGGTTCCGGCCGGTTCCGGGGGTGGGTGCCGCGCGCACCGCGTTCGGCCCGCGCCCGGGTGATCCTGATCGCCCTCGTGTTCGCCGTCCTCCAGCTGGCCAACGTCACCGGCCGGGACACCCCCGACACCAAGAACTACCTGTCGTACGAGCTGAATCTGAGCGGCGTCGGCAAACAGCGGGCCGCCGCCGAGACGATCGACTACGTCTGCGCGGGAAAGGCGTCCGTGGCCCGGCGCGACCAGGCCGTCGACCCGGTGCGCTTCCACCGCGCGAGCCCGACCCGGCGGGTCGTCGCCGAGTGCCGGCGCGACCAGTGGCGGGGGGTGTCGGCACGGCTGGCGTCCGGGCCGACGGCGGGACGCATCGTCCCGTTCATGCCGCCCCGGTTCATGCGGATCTTCGAGGTGCGGCCGGGATATCCGGTGTTCCTGCTGCCGTTCGTGACCGTGCTGGGGGTGACCTGGGGCCTGTGGGCCTCGGCCGTCCTCGTGACGGTGGCCGGGGGCGTCCTCGTCTTCCTCGTCCTGCGCACCCTGCGCGCCTCCACGGGCGCGGCCCTGACCGGGCAGGCGCTCTACTACGTCCTGCCGTGCGGCACGACGGCTATGCGCCCGATGACCGAGGGCCTGATGATGGCCCTGACGCTCGCGGCCCTGTGGGGCTGCGCCCTGGTCCTTGAGGGCCGCGCGCGGGCCGGGACCTGGCTGGCCGGCGGCTCGCTGGCGGTCCTGTTCACGGTGAAGCACTCGCAGGCGCTGTTCCTCGGGCTGTGCCTGGCCGCCGCCTGCGCGGCGCTGCTGGCCCGCAGGCGCCGGTGGGACGGGCCGCTGCGGACCCTCGGCGTGGTGGCGGGCAGCGGGGTGCTGGCCACCGTGCTGCTCGCGAAGCTGCTGCACTACCCGTCCCAGTCGGAGAGCGTGCAGGATCTGCTCACCGCGCACTACGCGCGACCCGACCGCGTCCATCCGTGGCCGGAGTTCCTCCATCTGGAGGCCGCCTTCTGGATCGAGTGGACGCGCCGCCAGCTGTGGGAGCCGCTGTTCCTCGCGGCGGTGGTGGCGGCCGGCTGGGGGGCGCTGCGCAGGCACCGCGCCTTCGCCGTCTTCCTGATCGCGGCGGCGGGCACCGGGGTGCTCAACCAGGCCGCGCACCCCGACATCAACGTCTGGGGCGGGCGGCTGATCGTGCTGCTGTGGCTGCTGCCCGCGGTGGGTCTTCCGCTGCTGCTCGACCTGGTCGTCCGGCGGGGCGCGCGGATGCCCGGCGGGCTGCTTCCGGGACCGGCGCGCAGGGAGGCCGAGGTCGCCCGATGAGGTGATCACGGGCTAGGCGGCCGATCGGGGCGGGCATATACGGCAGATGCCGGAAACCGCAGGCCCCTGCTCCCCCACCGCCCGATGAGCGCCGATGTCGTCACCCGGCGGCAGGCGGTGCGCGGCGCGACCGCGCTGCGCGCCCGGGGCGTCCGGCGTCCGACGCCGTACCAGGTCTTCGGCGGGCTGTTCTGGCTGGTGATGACGCTCGCCTACTGGCGGATCCCGCTGTGCTGCGACGCGGGCCAGCACGCGGCGGTCGTCGAACGCCTGCGGGCGAGCCTGCTGCACCCCCGGCATCCGATGGCGGACCTGCCGGGCGCCGGCAGCCCGTACTACTCGCCCTACGCGGTGGCCCAGGGCGCCTTCGCCCGGCTGACCGGCCTCGGCGGCTGGGCGGTGGTACGGCTGGCGGGTCCTGTCAACCTGCTGGTGCTGCTGACGGGCATCGGCCGCTTCACGCGTGTGCTGACACCCCGCCGCTGGGCGCCGGTCCTGTGCCTGTCGGCGATGGTGCTGCTGTGGGGCACCGAGCGGGCCTGGTGGAGCGGCTACCTCGGGCTGATGTCGATGACGGGCGACCTGGGCTATCCGTCGACGTTCGCCATCGGGCTGGCCTTCTGGGCCTGGGCGTTCACGGGCAGGCGCGCGGCGGGCGGCGGCGGCCCCGTCCGGTTCGTGGGCCCGGGCGGTCTCGAAAGCCCCTGGGGGTACGCGGCCCTCGGCGCCCTGTACGGACTGATCCTGCTGGTGCACCCGATCACCTCGGTCGCGGCGGTGCTCGGCGGGGTCGCGTTCGTGGCGGGCGGGCAGCGCGGATGGCGTCCGGCGGTGGCGTTCCGGTGGCTGCTCACCGGCGCGGTGGCCCTGCTCGTCGGCTACGCGTGGCCGTACTTCGACGTGTTCGCGCTGACCGGGGACCGCAGCGTGGACGCGATGCACGAGCAGCTGTACGACGGGATGCCCGGGCACTTCTGGCTGGCGCTGACCGGGGTGCCCGCGCTGTGGCTGCGGGCCGGGCGTCCCGGGAAGGGCGAGGGGCGGGGCGCGGGGCCGGGGTGGCGCGATCCGCTGGTGCTGATGTTCGCGCTGGAGTGCGCGACGGTGGCCTACGGCTGGGTGAGCGGGCACTACACGTACGGCAGGATCCTCGGACTCACGCTGGTGCCGCTCCAGTTCGCGCTCGGCGTGGAGCTGGCGCGGCCCGGGCCGTGGGGGCCGTGGCGGCGGCTGCTCGGAGGTGCCGCGGCGGCGGCCGCCCTGACCGGGTTCCTGACCGTGCAGGCCGGGGCCGTGGTGCCGCGTTCACTCGACCCGGTCGGCTTCGACCAGCCGCCGCGCTGGCCCACGTACGACTGGGCGGCGCGGTACATCCGGCCGGGCGAGCCGGTCATCGCGGACGGGTACTACTCGGTCCATCTGCTCGCGGGCTACGGACCCGATCTCGCGGCGCCCGCCTGGCCCGACCCCGCCCTCGCCGAGAGCGAGCGGCTGCGCCGGCGCGCGGCGGTGCGGGCCTATCTCGCCCCGGACTCGACCCGGGCCGAACGCACCGCCGTCGCCCGCCGGTACCACGCCCGCTGGCTGCTGCTGACCCGCTGGCGGCCGGTGCCCGAGGAGGCGACGGTGGTGGCGTGGAGCCGGGAGACCGGGGAGGTGCTGGCCCGGATCGGTCCCGGGGCGAGGGCCGGTGCGGGGGTCCGTGCCGCTCGATGACGGACCGTCCCGCACCGGCCGGCTCGGTGCCGGTTACTCGATGACGAGCTCGACCGGGATGTTGCCGCGGGTGGCGTTGGAGTAGGGGCAGACCTGGTGGGCCTGCTCGACCAGCTTGCGGCCGGTCGCCTCGTCCACGGTGTCGGGCAGCTCGACGCGGAGGGTGACGGCCAGGCCGAAGCCCTCGCCCTGCTTGCCGATGCTGACCTCGCCGGTCACGGCGGCCTCGGTGACGTCGACCTTCGCGGCGCGGCCGACCAGGCCGAGGGCGCTCGCGAAGCAGGCCGCGTACCCGGCGGCGAACAGCTGCTCGGGGTTGGTGCCCTGGCCGCTGCCGCCCATCTGCGCCGGAATGCCCAGCTGGAGGTCGAGCGCGCCGTCGGAGCTGACGGCACGGCCCTCGCGGCCGTGGGTGGCGGTGGCGACGGCGGTGTAGAGCGCGTCCATGGGGACCATCCCTCTCAAGTCGAATCAAGCCGGAATCCTGGCGGGTCCGCCGTTCCCGGCGGCCCCACGGACAGAATTAGAGCACGCAATTCAGTTGTGCACAACTAAATTGCTCACCAGGGCTATCCTGGAGGGCATGACCGCGACACCCGCCCCGATCGCCGGGGCCCCCGCAGCAGGGGACTTCCTCCGCCTCGACGAGCAGATCTGCTTCTCGCTGAACGCCGCCTCGCGCGCCTTCGGCGGCGTCTACCGCGTCCTGCTGAAGGACCTCGGGCTCACCTATCCGCAGTACCTGGTGATGCTGGTGCTGTGGGAGCACGGCGAGCTGCCCGTGAAGAAGGTCGGCGAGCATCTGCGGCTCGACTCGGGAACCCTGTCGCCGCTGCTGAAGCGGCTGGAGGCGGCGGGCCTCGTACGGCGCGAGCGCAGCGCGCGGGACGAGCGGTCCGTGCAGGTGGGCCTCACCGAGGAGGGGTCCGCGCTGCGGGAGCGCGCGCTGGACGTGCCGCGCCGGATCGCGGCCGCTACCGGGGCGGACCTGGAGGAGATCCGGGAGCTCCGGGCCCGGCTCGACCGGCTGACGGCGGCCCTGGACGAGGCCGCGCTGTCGGAATCGGTCCTGTCCGAGGCACCGGGGTGTGCGTAGGCCGACGCACGTAGAGGCGCAGCGTCACCCCCCGGGACACGACCTGCTCCACGCGCTCGAACTGCGCGCCGACCACGGCGAGTTTGAGGCGCTCGCTCGCCTCGGCCGGACGCCAGGCCCGGTGGGCGGCGAAGGGCGCGGCGACCAGCCACACCCGGTCGAGCCGGTCGAGCCTGCGCAGCAGTTCGGCGGGGCCCGCCTCCCGGCCGTACAGGGTTCCGGAGGCGGGCGCCGGCACGGTGAGCGCGATGTCACGGATGCCGCGGAAGCCCTGCGGATAGGCCAGGGCCGCGCGCCGCGCGAGCGAGGGCAGGAACAGCACCGGGTCGCCGGGGCGCAGTTCGCCGCGGGCGAGGGCGGAGACGGCGGCCAGGTTGTCGGGACGGCGGTCGGGACTGCGGTCCTCGCGCAGCAGCGGCAGCTGGACGGCGAGGACGAGGGCCACGGCGAGGACGCCGGTGGTGACCGCGTGGGGCAGCAGCCGCGGCAGTCTCGTCGCGAGGTGGTCGGCTCCGGCGGCGGCGAGCAGCGGGGCCCCGGCGAGGGCGTACAGGACGTACCGCTCGTCGTAGAGCGGCCGCCAGTGCGAGACCGTCAGGAGCACCGCCGGGGGCACGGCGACCAGGGGCAGGGCGACGGCCGGGAGCGAGAAGGTGCCGCGCGGGGTCCGCTCGGGTCTGAAGGCGAGGGCGATCAGGACCAGGTACGGCACGATCACCAGCCGGGCCGGGCCGGTGAACTGCCCGAGCAGGCGTTTCACGCTGGCCGGATCGGTGCGTGCGAGCCAGGCGACCTGCGCGGACTGGCCGTGGGAGACGTAGACCAGCGGTGCCAGCGCCAGGGAGACGGCCACGGCGGCGAGGGCCCAGGCCCGCCACACCCGGGCCGGCACCCGGGCGAGCGCGAGGGTGACGGCGTGGGCGAGGAGCAGGAGCAGGGCCATCTCGTGCAGCAGACAGGTGGCGGCGGCCGTGACCGCGTACGCGCACCAGGGTCCGGGCCGGGTGGACCGGGCGGCCCGCACCAGCAGCAGGGTCGCCCCGGCCGCACCGGCCGCGACGAGTGCGTAGGAGCGGCCCTCCTGGGCGAAGTGGCCGGTCATGGGGGTGACGGCGTACAGCAGACCCGCCCACAGGCCGACGCGCGGGCGGCTCAGGCGGACCCCGAGCGCGGCCACGAGCCCGGCGGTCGCGGCGGCGCCGCAGACGGAGGGCAGGCGCAGGGCGGTCTCGCCGGGGTGCGGGGCGAGGACGGGGTGCATGAGCAGGTAGTAGAGGCCGTGCACGGCGTCCACGCTGTGCAGCAGATGCCAGATCTGCGGCACCGAGCGCCGCGCGACCTGGAAGGTCACCGCCTCGTCGCGCCACATGCCGCCGCGGTCGAGCCCCCACAGGCCGATCGCGAGCATGACCAGGACGGGCACGAGGACGGACAGGGCGACGCCCACCGGCTCCGGGCACCGGACCGCCGGACGCCCGGCCTGCGTTCCCGGGGCCGAAGGGTGCCGGGCCGAGGGCATCCGGGCCGTCGACAGCCTCATCCACGCATACACCATGGGGCCAATTTTTTGCTATTAAACAACCTTTGATCGGTATTGACGCGTATTGCACGCTATGACCCATCCATGCGGCTTACGATCCGGCCTTGATGAGCGTCTTCCGGAACCACCGCACGCCCGCCCTCGCCGCCGCCTGGCTCCTCACCCGCGCCCTGATGCTGTGGCTCCTCGCCCACGACCGGCTCGCCCCGCTGGGCAGGGGCGGGGTGTCCCGCGAGGTGCGCCAGTTGTACTTCCACTGGTACGGCGTCCTGTCGCAGGGCGCGTTCCCGGCCGGTGACCGGCTGTGGCAGTACCCGCCGGGCGCGGGACCGGTGCTGCTGGCGCCCGGGCTGCTGCCGGGGCTGACCTACTTCACCGCCTTCGTGACCTGCACGCTCGCCGCGGACGCGGTGATCGCCGTCGCGCTCGCGCGCGCGGGACTGCGGCCCGGCCGCAGCGCGCGCGGCGCCTGGCTGTGGGTGCTGGGCCTGCCCCTGCTGCTGCACGTCCCGCTCGCCCGGTACGACGTGCAGGTCACCGCCTTCGCCGTCGTCTCCCTGCTCGCGCTCGCGCGCCGCCCGCGCGTGAGCGGGGCCTTCGCCTCGATGGGGGCCCTGGTGAAGGTCTGGCCGGCGCTCGCGCTGATCGGCACCCCGCGGGGACGCACCACCCGGGAGGTGTGGACCTCGGCGGCGCTCACCGCGGCCGCGCTGCTCGCCGTCCTCGTGGGCACCTTCAGCCACCCCTTCGACTTCCTGCGCCAGCAGAGCGGCCGGGGCGTCCAGATCGAGTCCCTCGGCGGCACGGTCCTGGGCCTCGCCCGCCACGCCGGCTGGCCGGGGACGGCCCGCTACCAGTACGGCGCGATGGAGTTCGTCGGGCCGTACACGGGCGCGGTCGCGGCCTGCTCGCTCGCCCTGACGGCCGCCGCGTTCGCGCTCGTGCTGCTGTGGCGGATCCGCGCACGCCGCTGGACGAGCGCCACCCCGTACGACGCGGCGCTCACGGCCGTCCTGCTGTTTACCGTGACCAGCCGGGTGATCAGCCCCCAGTACATGGTGTGGCTGCTGGGTCTCGCCGCCGTCTGCCTGACCTCGCGGCACACCACACAGCGCCCGGTCGCCCTGCTGATCCTGGCGGCGACGGCGGTCAGCTCCGTGGCGTACCCGGGGATGTACGGCGAAGTGGTGCGCAGCACCTGGACGGGCTGCCTGCTGATGCTCGTGCGCAACGGCCTGCTGGCGACGGCGGCCGGAGTGTCCTTCGTACGGCTGTGGCGGTCGGGCCTGTCCACGGCCGCACCGCACCGCGCCGCGCCGACCGGCCCGGAGCACGGCACACACCGGATTCCCGCCGGGCTCCGAACAAGACAGTGACTGGCTCTTAACGGAGAATTACCCGCAATACTTACGATTCCGGCTCGTGGATCACATGAACCCTCACCAAGCGAAGGTCAGCGTCGTCGTCATCGGATACGACGACGCCGCTCATGTCGCGGACGCCGTGCGCTCGGCACTCGCGCAGGGTCCGGCCGTGCGCGAGGTCGTCGCCGTGGACGACTGCTCGACGGACGGCAGCGGCGCCCTTCTCGACGCCCTCGCCGAGGGGGAGCCTCGTCTGAAGGTGATCCACCGGACGGTCAACAGCGGCGGCTGCGGCAGCCCGCGCAACGACGGCATCGACGCGGCCTCGGCCCCGTACCTGATGTTCCTGGACAGCGACGACGTCCTGCCGCCCGGCGCGGTGGACGCGCTGCTCCGCTCCGCCGAGGAACACGACGTCCAGGTGGCGGCCGGCCTGTGCGTACGGCGCGAACTGCCCTCGGGCCGCGAGGTCCCCTGGGAACGCGCGCTCTACACGCGGCCCACCCTGATATCCCGCCCCTCGCGCCGCCCGCGGCTCACCCACGACACCCTCTGCGTCAACAAGCTGTACCGCACCGACTTCCTGCGCGAGCACGGCATCCGCTTCCCCGAGGGCCGCTACCCCTACGAGGACTTCGTGTTCACCGCGCGGATGCTGGCCGCCTCGCCGCGCATCGTCCTGATCCCGGAGACGGTGTACATCTGGCACGTGCGGCGCAGCGCCGACCGCCTGTCCATCTCGCTCGACCGCGCCGACATCGGCAACTGGCGGGCGCGCACCGAGGCGAACCAGGCGGCGTACGAGATCCTGCTGAACGCCGGGGAGAAGCAGCTCGCCCGGGCCGTGCACGCCAAGTTCCTCGACCACGAGCTGCGGATGTACACGCGCGAGCTCGAACTGCGTACCCCGGAGTACCGGAGCGCCTGGTGGGACCTCACCCGGGCGTATCTGTCGACCTTCGACGCGGCCGACTTCACCGTCAACCCGGCCGCACCCGGCCGTCTCGTCGCCCGGGTGATCATGGCCTGTCCCACCCCCACCGACCTGCCCCGCCTCAAGGAACTGGCGGCCCGCCCGGCCCGGCTGCTCCCGCCCTACACCCGTGACGGCGAAGGCACCCCCTTGTGGTCCGCCGAGCTCCCCCAGGTGACCCTGGAGCACTTCCTCGGCCGGGCCGCCCATCTGCTGCCCGCCGCCGTCGACGCGGAACTGCGTCCCCGCGCGCGCGGCACCCGGCTGCGACTGCGCCTGCACGAGCTGTACGGGCGCATGGCCGAGGCGGGTCCCGCCTCGCTGGACGTCGAGTTCGTGCACCGGGAGGAGGGCCGGGTGGGCCTGAGCCGCACGGCGGCCCTGGTGGCCGACCGCTACGGCGACTCCTGGTCGGCGGAGACACCGGTGGACCTGTCGGCGCTGGGCGCGGGCGTCTGGGATCTGCGCCTGACCCTGCGCTTCCGCGACGGCACCAGCCGGGAGGTGTCGGCGCACGCGCTCGGCGGCCCCGGTCTGCTGCGCCGCAGCGCGATCCCGGACGTTCGCCACGGGGTTCTCCTCGTCCAGCCCTACCGGACGCACGCGGGGGCCCTGGGGCTGCGGACGGCGTCCGGTTGGCGAGGAATGACCGAAGTGGTGTCCCGGCGGCTCAAGCGCCTGCTTCACTGATACGCGGACGCGGAGACGCGAGGCGCGGACGCGGACACCGTCACGCGGGCCGCCTCCCCCGGCCACAGCCACCCAGTCCGGCAGCACGGACTCACCCACGAGGAGAACGGCCCACATGACCTGGCTGATCACCGGCGGCGCCGGCTACATCGGAGCGCACGTCGTCCGCGCGCTGCGCGAGGCGGGCGAACAGGCCGTGGTGTACGACGACCTGTCCACCGGGATGGCGGAGCGGGTGCCCGCGGACGTCCCGCTGGTGGTCGGCTCGACCCTGGACGGCGACCTGGTGGCCCGGACGCTCGCGGAGCACTCCGTCACCGGTGTCGTCCACCTGGCGGCGAAGAAGCAGGTCGGCGAGTCCGTGGAGCTGCCCCTGCACTACTACCGGGAGAACGTCGAGGGCCTGCGCGTCCTGCTGGACGCGGTGACCGCGGCCTCCGTGACCGCGTTCGTCTTCTCGTCCTCGGCCGCCGTCTACGGAATGCCGGACGTGGACCTGGTGACGGAGGAGACGCCCTGCGCGCCGATGAGCCCGTACGGCGAGACGAAGCTGGCGGGCGAGTGGCTGGTGCGGGCGACGGGCCGTGCCGCGGGCCTGTCCACGGCGTGTCTGCGCTACTTCAACGTGGCGGGCGCGGCGACCCCCGAACTCGCCGACACGGGCGTCTTCAACCTCGTCCCGATGGTCTTCGAGAAACTGACCGAGAACGCCGCGCCGCGCGTCTTCGGCGACGACTACCCGACGCCGGACGGCACCTGCGTGCGCGACTACATCCACGTGGTCGACCTGGCGGAGGCGCATGTGGCCGCGGCCCGCGCCCTCACCGCCTCGCCCGGGGCCGCCCTGACGCTCAACATCGGCCGCGGCGAAGGGGTTTCGGTGCGCGAGATGATCGACCGCGTCAACCTCCTGACCGGCCACGACCGGCCCCCGGTCACGACCGCGCGCCGCCCGGGCGACCCGGCCCGCGTCGTCGCCTCCGCCGACCGCGCCGCCGCCGAACTGGGCTGGAAGGCCCGCCACGACGTGGACGACATGATCACCTCAGCCTGGACCGGCTGGCTCCACCACCACCACCCGACCCCCCAACCCTGACCGCCACCCTCCGAACCCGTTCCCCCAGCCGCCCTCTCGAGGGCGGCCTTTTTCTCGCGATCCCGCAACCGCAAGGTGTCTGGGAGTGTC
Proteins encoded:
- a CDS encoding CDP-glycerol glycerophosphotransferase family protein — protein: MPRFSIIVPVFKVQGFLRECLDSVLEQSFTDIEVIAVDDCSPDGCGAILDEYAALDPRVRVLHLPENVGLGRARNAGMPLAGGDYLFFLDSDDTLTPGALRAMADRLEETADPDVLVFDYARTYWWGGTRRNVLARVLAEAGAGTFTAAEQPEILDLLMVVWNKVYRRAFVEAEGFAFPPGYYEDTPWTFPVMLSAGRIAALDRICLAYRQRRQGNILSTTSRKHFDIHDQYERVFAFVGSRPELADWRPYLHRKMGEHCLDILSKEDRLPQEDKAEFFRLTAALLRRHKAGPVPPELRVLEGGFTRYRVRRQAGRAALELGRRGQQARRVLGARVKHGWSAAHGHRPLDPHLAMYSAFSHRGVLGDPAAVYAAARELAPQLRGVWVVRDQEQAALLPPGTEHVLLDSLPYRRLTARATYFVNNVNWPGSLAKRPGTVHIHTHQGTPLKYMAADLLHKPGARHGLDVPQLLRRADRWDYSLVANRHSELVWDRAYPCHFTSLRSGSPRNDVLVRARPEDGAAARARLGIPAGDRVVLYAPTRREYVRGGHVDRLDLAAFAEGLGAGHTLVVRLHPSLADGPARGMGLAELHRRGVVVDVTDEPCVEDVMLASDALVTDYSALMFDYANLDRPIVLLADDWGAYAASRGAYFDITAEAPGHVASSQRELAWLFASGAWRDGESDRLRAGFRARFCEFDDGRAAERVVRTLMLGERADAPASLVPVPAQAGHDVLTSS
- a CDS encoding glycosyltransferase 87 family protein, giving the protein MSVFRNHRTPALAAAWLLTRALMLWLLAHDRLAPLGRGGVSREVRQLYFHWYGVLSQGAFPAGDRLWQYPPGAGPVLLAPGLLPGLTYFTAFVTCTLAADAVIAVALARAGLRPGRSARGAWLWVLGLPLLLHVPLARYDVQVTAFAVVSLLALARRPRVSGAFASMGALVKVWPALALIGTPRGRTTREVWTSAALTAAALLAVLVGTFSHPFDFLRQQSGRGVQIESLGGTVLGLARHAGWPGTARYQYGAMEFVGPYTGAVAACSLALTAAAFALVLLWRIRARRWTSATPYDAALTAVLLFTVTSRVISPQYMVWLLGLAAVCLTSRHTTQRPVALLILAATAVSSVAYPGMYGEVVRSTWTGCLLMLVRNGLLATAAGVSFVRLWRSGLSTAAPHRAAPTGPEHGTHRIPAGLRTRQ
- a CDS encoding organic hydroperoxide resistance protein — protein: MDALYTAVATATHGREGRAVSSDGALDLQLGIPAQMGGSGQGTNPEQLFAAGYAACFASALGLVGRAAKVDVTEAAVTGEVSIGKQGEGFGLAVTLRVELPDTVDEATGRKLVEQAHQVCPYSNATRGNIPVELVIE
- a CDS encoding MarR family transcriptional regulator translates to MTATPAPIAGAPAAGDFLRLDEQICFSLNAASRAFGGVYRVLLKDLGLTYPQYLVMLVLWEHGELPVKKVGEHLRLDSGTLSPLLKRLEAAGLVRRERSARDERSVQVGLTEEGSALRERALDVPRRIAAATGADLEEIRELRARLDRLTAALDEAALSESVLSEAPGCA
- a CDS encoding glycosyltransferase family 2 protein, which encodes MNPHQAKVSVVVIGYDDAAHVADAVRSALAQGPAVREVVAVDDCSTDGSGALLDALAEGEPRLKVIHRTVNSGGCGSPRNDGIDAASAPYLMFLDSDDVLPPGAVDALLRSAEEHDVQVAAGLCVRRELPSGREVPWERALYTRPTLISRPSRRPRLTHDTLCVNKLYRTDFLREHGIRFPEGRYPYEDFVFTARMLAASPRIVLIPETVYIWHVRRSADRLSISLDRADIGNWRARTEANQAAYEILLNAGEKQLARAVHAKFLDHELRMYTRELELRTPEYRSAWWDLTRAYLSTFDAADFTVNPAAPGRLVARVIMACPTPTDLPRLKELAARPARLLPPYTRDGEGTPLWSAELPQVTLEHFLGRAAHLLPAAVDAELRPRARGTRLRLRLHELYGRMAEAGPASLDVEFVHREEGRVGLSRTAALVADRYGDSWSAETPVDLSALGAGVWDLRLTLRFRDGTSREVSAHALGGPGLLRRSAIPDVRHGVLLVQPYRTHAGALGLRTASGWRGMTEVVSRRLKRLLH
- the galE gene encoding UDP-glucose 4-epimerase GalE, which translates into the protein MTWLITGGAGYIGAHVVRALREAGEQAVVYDDLSTGMAERVPADVPLVVGSTLDGDLVARTLAEHSVTGVVHLAAKKQVGESVELPLHYYRENVEGLRVLLDAVTAASVTAFVFSSSAAVYGMPDVDLVTEETPCAPMSPYGETKLAGEWLVRATGRAAGLSTACLRYFNVAGAATPELADTGVFNLVPMVFEKLTENAAPRVFGDDYPTPDGTCVRDYIHVVDLAEAHVAAARALTASPGAALTLNIGRGEGVSVREMIDRVNLLTGHDRPPVTTARRPGDPARVVASADRAAAELGWKARHDVDDMITSAWTGWLHHHHPTPQP